The Theileria orientalis strain Shintoku DNA, chromosome 2, complete genome genome has a window encoding:
- a CDS encoding CTD-like phosphatase: MSRPRFTGEPVPPSPPGPTPKSESNRNFTGKAWVRRTRQRDGFNSAGSDWPNKPAPPKSPPIFKMVPGMPPVVPKQPVQLMHYYPSNPVVYPNMVMKDDKTDKNPKPKFPPPTYMGHMVGVPPPSYVSQFVPMSNVGVDAKPPVHDKYSKPVFRGPYYKEPPVHGIIYKDPPVHNPAYLGYVNLSQVKGFDMKRPKRNFETMSEISDEHESDSSAKEKSDSPNIGPLSTFDIKFFTPFLPKAPERYKAGYELHELKAFLPLGVKAYVKNMALDPKLSSGFETGPVRNGKLVLLLDLDNTLLHTASQSRLDMLDIDPGDFVDCLGDPELYRFTLPNFPNITYYMKLRPCIREFLQILSLYYEMSIYTNATKEYADVVISILDPDRSLFMDRIVARNSVDEKDLLKSASRLYPDLDPRFILAFDDRRDVWSDIPHKQVVRAEHYDFFESYLTELNNNYTSSGSDFNKANGEGSTNTSAPATHHLKSGNDYTFNVEQSESEPESSPEKVRIVDYDRHLKYMVRVFLEIHKRFFDDPFRNDVGAILESLQSQVLQGLGVLLTGYRKNAKASNSVLHADCEQRQKENLVEMGASVVLRLNDSKLTHIMAGKNCTDNITKSRDSQFNHVHKIHTLWLYSCRATFTKVDESLFDVDEVCNIYSNEPPQLPNKDHWRFLASATKADRLSSDSGYDSKGKDELPTRIFMGTGSYSNGTEVFSSVERIVIKWDPSKTKLLQNSIPDTTKHTSRRDKIESAPFTNAANPNKYAF; encoded by the coding sequence aTGTCTCGGCCTAGATTTACTGGCGAGCCTGTCCCGCCAAGCCCCCCTGGGCCCACTCCCAAGTCTGAGTCCAATCGCAACTTCACCGGCAAGGCGTGGGTCCGCAGGACGCGCCAAAGGGACGGGTTTAACTCGGCTGGCTCCGACTGGCCTAACAAGCCTGCCCCTCCCAAGTCGCCTCCCATTTTCAAAATGGTTCCCGGTATGCCGCCTGTTGTGCCTAAGCAGCCTGTCCAGCTGATGCACTACTACCCTTCGAATCCTGTCGTTTATCCTAACATGGTTATGAAGGACGACAAGACTGACAAGAATCCTAAGCCGAAGTTCCCGCCTCCCACGTACATGGGTCACATGGTGGGCGTGCCTCCGCCCTCCTACGTGTCCCAGTTCGTGCCGATGTCCAACGTTGGGGTGGACGCCAAGCCGCCAGTCCACGACAAGTACAGCAAGCCCGTGTTCCGGGGGCCATACTACAAGGAGCCTCCCGTTCACGGCATCATTTATAAGGACCCGCCCGTTCATAACCCCGCCTACCTGGGTTATGTAAACCTTTCTCAGGTCAAGGGCTTTGACATGAAGAGGCCCAAGAGGAACTTCGAGACCATGAGTGAGATTTCGGACGAGCACGAATCTGACTCGTCGGCCAAGGAGAAATCGGACTCGCCGAACATCGGCCCCTTGAGCACTTTTGACATAAAGTTCTTCACGCCCTTCCTCCCGAAGGCGCCGGAGCGCTACAAGGCTGGCTATGAGCTGCACGAGCTGAAGGCTTTTCTGCCCCTGGGCGTCAAGGCCTACGTCAAGAACATGGCTCTCGACCCGAAGCTTTCTTCTGGATTCGAGACAGGACCCGTCAGGAACGGAAAGCTCGTTCTCCTTCTCGACCTCGATAACACACTGCTGCACACTGCCTCGCAGAGTAGGCTGGACATGCTGGACATTGACCCGGGCGACTTCGTGGACTGCCTGGGCGACCCCGAACTGTACAGGTTCACGCTCCCGAACTTTCCCAACATCACCTACTACATGAAGCTTCGGCCCTGCATACGGGAGTTTTTGCAGATTCTTTCGCTTTACTACGAAATGTCGATTTATACGAACGCCACCAAGGAGTATGCCGATGTTGTCATCAGCATCCTCGACCCTGACAGGTCGCTTTTCATGGACCGCATCGTTGCCAGGAACAGCGTCGACGAGAAGGACTTGCTCAAGAGCGCCTCAAGGCTCTACCCCGACCTTGATCCGAGATTTATCTTGGCCTTCGACGACAGGCGCGACGTCTGGTCTGACATTCCTCACAAGCAGGTCGTCAGGGCCGAGCACTACGACTTTTTTGAGTCCTACTTGACTGAGCTCAACAATAACTACACAAGTTCTGGATCCGATTTCAATAAGGCGAACGGCGAAGGCTCCACCAACACTAGCGCTCCCGCTACTCATCACCTCAAATCTGGCAACGACTACACCTTCAACGTGGAGCAGTCTGAGAGTGAGCCTGAATCCTCTCCCGAGAAGGTCCGCATCGTCGACTACGACAGGCACCTAAAGTACATGGTTCGCGTTTTCCTGGAGATTCACAAGCGCTTTTTCGACGACCCCTTCAGGAACGACGTCGGCGCCATTCTGGAGTCCTTGCAGAGCCAGGTTCTCCAGGGCCTCGGCGTCCTGCTCACCGGCTACCGGAAGAACGCCAAGGCCTCCAACTCAGTCCTCCACGCCGACTGCGAGCAGAGGCAGAAGGAGAACTTGGTTGAGATGGGCGCCTCCGTGGTTCTGCGCCTGAACGACTCGAAGCTAACGCACATTATGGCCGGCAAGAACTGCACTGACAACATCACCAAAAGCCGCGACTCTCAGTTCAACCACGTGCACAAGATTCACACTCTCTGGCTCTACAGCTGCAGGGCCACTTTCACCAAGGTTGACGAGTCGCTCTTTGACGTCGACGAGGTCTGCAACATTTACTCTAACGAGCCTCCTCAGCTCCCTAACAAGGACCACTGGAGGTTTTTGGCTTCTGCCACCAAGGCCGACCGGCTCTCCTCCGACTCTGGGTACGACTCTAAAGGCAAGGACGAGCTTCCGACGAGGATTTTCATGGGAACTGGATCATACAGCAACGGCACTGAGGTGTTTTCGTCCGTCGAACGCATTGTCATCAAGTGGGATCCCAGCAAGACGAAGCTTCTGCAGAACTCGATTCCGGACACCACCAAACACACCTCTAGGAGGGATAAGATTGAGTCGGCTCCTTTCACTAACGCGGCTAACCCTAACAAGTATGCCTTCTGA
- a CDS encoding uncharacterized protein (ABC transporter related domain containing protein): MKGVSSEKDYYPEKEPEYCFWESQLYLKVKSCRFFKDNLFKYLDHGFNFYAFFTWARRWINLVAKQYVEPYKFYPLPISDQILYWQPIFARHVSDALVRLDTYETSKSKSINKPKKPYKSILMRALFLTYWKRILFIILGFVVLLTCNILLAFIFREILDNSTGQIPRLKYVLLLSTSLAFLQFLIALLLDHMNFYMYRLIHVIQYSFSITIFQHGMCHRRKFANNIEGSNSLNVCNEVLHSCSPDSECSKNPLFCQALRYQNKDINSRIFSFEFMDSYYISLFIESTIQIVQFICTFTFGFFVVTKILPIHVWPLYAFYTSVSLLMIVLEIFNTVILKYIYGLKDYRINKSREIIAGLHLINKMFMDDIAHNIITKTRNNELILLLIRFVLSFINRLLVALTISFSLTYLLDDYINNVLNTDDISGFKSGHVMSSLLIIIKSADSMLFVPDSIKFLTYSLISYFRVEYYMNECSPNFYISDNKYTGSVKTSTNIVPITTQLPKDVVVYYKDATFTWVNTRNDLLNKNYDTYLKNINFELKRGEMVIVTGSQGSGKSNFIKSMLGEMTLVGGSMAVVPLHTSMPIFYASQDIFLQQGTIRSNIVFGHRFDEYLYNTVLKAVELEFDISTWDKGDLRVVSDNAHSLSGGQRVRMELARAVYAYLIFHQVNTEYNNSQCSFLMCLDASFHGLDPYVSKTIFNNLFNLKTGLLIKNDLSVVLTSIKRDLKSISINDVSYPNMPLYNITDKTLKKIKDMKYSQINASPTTTVLKTIEPEEMMKMCDSGENSRSGRKKFVIEKYEDSLIINPESKVTVIKLKESFKSYIIYLKSIGPLFALFVIFTFTYIAIENFTYVKAGGMGDLIMEIVVHVKSEIEAVSSYSTIIAMCNRTLTKIKIMTLFIVIFCFLANSVLTFCCLRGCKRIHEYCINSLINNNSTVVRIKQYSSEILTFLSSDVFMIDENFGPCLSSLLILFIGVVVQAMVIVYSHPICIPVVFLSLFVIINFVFKRFVHASKNLQIASLESLSRNNFVCQNAVSSSSTYRSFKKESTLLDNVIEYTDYCIRSWFYSKSFLSWASFVSKFVFLGMMLFTFLAPVLYKKYVGMESFVGFQGLNVMQNTRIIFTFTNFVVAIAKLEMLMCSIKRFECFIPPGQKCVFQKYRNVHKEDPVVNIKLEKILSINDVKDALILRRKKEFKEENKKFYCFRRLGFRPRINIISPNLHLNQEHSGVELKNVCVYTTTDLNPEGMILKNITVSAHKAEIIGIVGRTGAGKTTLLSVLQNISTNRTGQVLLDGKDLNDIPKVVLRQIIGVLPQLPFVFKGWTIRRFLDPRKLFSDDEINDALDQSGLLNFVNELPGSKKLDSVIIPDNLSSYMPNDKNDMELNTENLKDYYEQCDMLLSNTQLRTLSFARLVLYRNLFRIILVDEPPSENCYENEYSESDTGTYDLGVPIYELLKKFFQHCTTFVTAHDSNALRMCNSVWILHQGMFMGKCGVDEILKENSIANIIQKFVK; the protein is encoded by the coding sequence atgaagGGTGTTTCTAGTGAAAAGGATTATTATCCTGAAAAGGAACCGGAATATTGCTTCTGGGAAAGCCAATTGTATCTAAAGGTTAAAAGTTGTCGTTTTTTCAAAGATAACCTTTTCAAATACCTCGACCACGgatttaacttttatgcCTTTTTTACCTGGGCTAGGAGATGGATTAATCTGGTTGCAAAGCAGTATGTTGAACCATATAAGTTCTATCCTCTGCCCATTTCAgatcaaatattatattggCAGCCAATATTTGCAAGGCACGTGAGCGATGCTCTTGTTAGGCTGGACACATACGAGACGTCGAAATCCAAGTCAATAAACAAACCAAAAAAACCGTACAAATCAATACTGATGCGTGCCctgtttttaacatattGGAAAAGAATTTTGTTTATCATATTGGGATTCGTCGTTCTCTTAACGTGTAACATATTATTGgcttttattttcaggGAAATTTTAGACAATTCAACCGGCCAAATACCAAGGTTGAAATAcgtattgttattatccACTTCTTTGGCCTTTTTACAGTTTTTAATTGCATTATTACTGGATCATATGAACTTTTACATGTACAGACTAATCCACGTGATACAGTATTCATTCTCCATTACGATATTCCAGCACGGAATGTGTCACCGGAGGAAGTTTGCAAATAACATAGAAGGCTCCAACTCCTTGAATGTGTGCAACGAGGTTCTCCATAGTTGCTCACCGGACTCTGAGTGCTCTAAAAACCCATTGTTCTGCCAGGCATTACGTTATCAAAACAAGGATATCAATTCTAGGATATTTTCTTTCGAGTTTATGGATTCATACTACATTTCTCTCTTCATAGAATCAACAATCCAGATCGTGCAATTTATTTGTACGTTTACATTTGGATTTTTTGTAGTTACCAAAATCCTCCCAATACATGTTTGGCCATTGTATGCCTTTTACACATCGGTATCACTTTTGATGATTGTGCTTGAAATTTTCAATACAGTGATATTAAAGTACATTTATGGCTTAAAGGattatagaataaataaatctaGGGAAATAATAGCAGGTTTGCACCTTATCAATAAGATGTTTATGGATGACATTGCACATAACATCATAACAAAGACAAGGAACAATGAACTTATATTGCTCTTGATACGATTCGTACtatcatttattaataGATTACTTGTTGCGTTAACTATCTCGTTTTCATTAACATATCTGTTAGACGACTATATTAATAACGTTCTTAATACGGATGATATTTCTGGATTTAAATCAGGCCATGTTATGTCATctttattgataattattaaatcgGCTGATTCCATGTTATTTGTTCCGGAttcaataaaatttttgACATATTCACTGATATCGTACTTCAGAGTGGAATACTATATGAATGAATGTTCCCCgaatttttatatcagtGATAACAAATACACGGGTTCAGTGAAAACATCCACAAACATAGTTCCGATAACAACTCAACTTCCTAAGgatgttgttgtttattataagGATGCCACATTCACATGGGTCAACACACGCAATGACCTGctcaataaaaattatgacacatatttaaaaaatataaactttgAGTTAAAACGTGGCGAGATGGTTATTGTTACAGGTTCTCAAGGTTCTGgcaaatcaaattttatcaaatcaaTGCTTGGTGAGATGACCCTGGTTGGGGGTTCCATGGCCGTTGTACcattacacacatcaatGCCCATATTTTATGCATCACAAGATATATTCCTACAACAGGGTACCATTAGATCCAACATTGTATTTGGTCATCGTTTTGATGAATATTTGTACAACACCGTGCTTAAGGCTGTGGAACTTGAATTTGACATATCAACCTGGGATAAGGGTGACCTCAGAGTAGTGTCAGATAATGCACATTCACTCAGTGGAGGTCAACGTGTAAGAATGGAGTTGGCTCGTGCAGTGTACGCTTATTTGATATTCCATCAAGTAAACACTGAGTACAACAACAGTCAATGTTCATTCTTGATGTGTCTGGATGCCTCGTTCCACGGTCTAGATCCATATGTGTCcaaaactatattcaataacctgtttaaccttAAAACTGGGCTATTGATAAAGAATGATTTAAGTGTTGTTTTAACTTCTATAAAAAGAGATCTTAAATCAATATCCATAAACGATGTATCTTACCCCAATATGCctttgtacaatattacCGATAAaactttgaaaaaaataaaggataTGAAATATTCACAGATAAATGCTAGTCCAACGACCACAGTACTGAAAACTATTGAACCTGAAGAGATGATGAAAATGTGCGATTCAGGAGAGAATAGCCGATCAGGAAGAAAGAAATTTGTAATCGAAAAGTATGAGGATTCCCTGATAATAAACCCAGAGTCAAAGGTGACCGTAATAAAACTCAAGGAATCATTCAAGTCCTACATTATTTACCTGAAATCAATAGGGCCTCTCTTTGCATTGTTCGTCATATTCACATTCACTTATATAGCAATCGAAAATTTTACGTACGTCAAGGCAGGGGGAATGGGAGACCTTATTATGGAAATCGTAGTTCATGTAAAGTCTGAAATTGAGGCAGTATCATCGTATTCGACTATAATCGCTATGTGCAATAGGACCTTAACGAAGATTAAAATCATGACTCTGTTCATAGTTATATTCTGTTTTCTGGCAAATTCGGTTCTAACGTTCTGTTGCCTACGCGGTTGTAAAAGAATACACGAATACTGTATTAATtcactaataaataataactcGACGGTCGTGAGGATTAAGCAATATAGTAGTGAAATTTTAACGTTCCTATCATCGGACGTCTTTATGATCGATGAAAACTTCGGGCCTTGCCTATCCTCGTTGCTGATATTGTTCATAGGCGTTGTTGTACAAGCCATGGTAATTGTTTATTCACACCCGATTTGTATACCAGTTGTTTTCTTAAGTCTTTTTGTAATCATtaactttgtttttaaaagaTTTGTTCATGCATCAAAAAATCTTCAGATTGCATCCCTAGAATCTCTATCTAGAAATAACTTCGTCTGTCAAAATGCAGTTTCATCTTCGTCAACATATCGTAGCTTCAAGAAGGAATCCACCCTTTTGGACAACGTAATAGAGTACACTGACTATTGTATAAGGTCGTGGTTCTATTCTAAGTCGTTCCTTTCATGGGCATCCTTCGTCTCAAAATTCGTATTTTTGGGGATGATgttgtttacatttttaGCGCCAGTATTATACAAAAAGTACGTAGGCATGGAATCCTTTGTAGGCTTCCAAGGATTAAATGTTATGCAAAATACGagaataatttttacattcACGAACTTTGTGGTTGCAATTGCAAAGCTCGAAATGCTAATGTGCTCCATAAAAAGATTTGAATGTTTTATACCACCTGGgcaaaaatgtgtattccAAAAATATCGCAATGTACATAAAGAGGATCCAGTGgtgaacataaaattaGAGAAAATTCTCAGCATCAATGATGTTAAAGATGCGTTGATCttaagaagaaaaaaggAATTTaaggaagaaaataaaaagttttattgttttagaAGGCTGGGTTTCAGACCCcgaataaatataatatcacctaatttacatttaaaccAAGAGCATAGCGGTGTTgagttaaaaaatgtgtgtgtgtacaccACAACTGACCTTAACCCAGAAGGCATGATCttgaaaaatattacaGTGTCAGCACATAAAGCTGAGATTATAGGTATAGTGGGTAGAACGGGTGCTGGTAAAACAACTCTATTGTCAGTGTTACAGAACATATCCACTAACAGAACTGGCCAAGTACTATTGGATGGTAAAGATTTGAATGATATCCCCAAGGTTGTCCTTAGACAGATTATAGGCGTCTTGCCACAACTGCCATTTGTGTTCAAGGGTTGGACTATTAGGAGGTTCCTTGATCCCAGAAAGCTTTTTAGTGATGATGAAATAAATGATGCGCTTGACCAGTCTGGTCTTTTGAACTTTGTTAACGAGCTTCCGGGATCTAAGAAATTGGACAGTGTAATAATACCAGACAACTTAAGTAGTTATATGCCAAACGATAAGAATGATATGGAGTTAAACACCGAAAACCTTAAAGATTATTACGAACAGTGTGATATGTTACTGTCAAACACACAACTTCGAACATTATCATTTGCTAGACTAGTGCTGTACAGAAATCTATTTAGGATTATCCTGGTTGATGAACCTCCATCAGAAAATTGCTATGAAAATGAGTACAGTGAAAGCGATACAGGGACATACGATCTTGGAGTGCCAATATATGAGCTGCTTAAAAAATTCTTCCAGCACTGTACAACATTCGTGACAGCACACGATTCTAATGCCCTGCGTATGTGTAATTCAGTATGGATACTACACCAAGGAATGTTCATGGGTAAATGCGGTGTAGAcgaaattttaaaagaaaacTCAATAGCCAATATAATACAGAAATTTGTCAAATAG
- a CDS encoding aldo-keto reductase, with protein MNEFYEYFTSVRLITQPLTHLGPMHETFIKSTNGYTKLTNKNKFNLYSSSLISKSLIHEDLIQELKNDKNVNITLLNEPEEHRLFNEEEEEELDEDEDELEAEFMEEQEEEPEEKASNSAEVGELWNKYKHLFKPLETKEEKEERIMKLPVKKIKVEGVEVEVRMGTLGLPWYIDEENKKKLESTYDPDVLEDIKATHGGEPFHFPIIKEEKEGDWVPLPGIEATYFPKVKVLDHKANIPDYEYVTLLHDAGRNYTWTYESSTDTRAKSYEGEGPLETYEVVKGKIKTKEKKEVGKYRPYIPKDYFTSQKGKMEFYPRKSLDVGIYRQPKLEELLNIKFRCKSNSDIKEGELGYHREEQNFWKKADYSRDNGDKPGMVYRELGKTGMKISQVGLGTMMFGSALTEEESHKLLDYAHDKFGVNFFDTCELYPVPFSHKSYGMAEVILGNWIRKRGPEVRSEIVVSTRIACRNENLKLIRNSRDTSLSKENIIKAVNSSLERMGLEYIDLLQFSWPDRYVPMQESGDYEQMFFDTESMKKITPVKMEEQLEAIDELMKQGKIRAWGLSNETPWGLLSFYHLAKEMGVEPPCSVQLNYNLLSRNEVEKGFVEIVRPQNTGIGIIAYGPLAGGILTGKYLEYIESTTSARLLKFPSYMKRYRGSLAARAVKEYNEVAMEFKHPNMTTMALKWVYSRPFILSTIIGASDLYQLRENLYSMDEDLPITDLMERRINQIHWKWRDPVRIIQ; from the exons ttgaatGAATTTTATGAGTATTTTACAAGTGTAAGATTGATCACACAGCCTCTTACACACCTAGGACCCATGCACGAAACATTCATAAAAAGCACAAATGGATACACTAAATTGacgaataaaaataaatttaacctGTATTCTAGTTCACTAATCTCAAAATCACTAATTCACGAAGATTTGATACaggaattaaaaaatgataaaaacgtAAATATAACTCTACTAaatgaacctgaagaacacAGACTCTTtaacgaagaagaggaagaagagttGGACGAGgatgaagatgaattgGAAGCAGAGTTTATGGaagaacaggaagaagagccCGAAGAGAAGGCGAGTAATAGCGCAGAGGTAGGAGAGCTatggaataaatataagcaCCTATTTAAGCCTTTGgagacgaaggaggagaaggaagaaaGAATAATGAAGTTGCCAGTGAAAAAGATAAAGGTAGAAGGagtggaagtggaagtAAGAATGGGAACCCTGGGCCTACCATGGTATATCGACGAAGAAAACAAGAAAAAGTTAGAATCGACATACGACCCGGACGTACTGGAAGACATAAAGGCAACTCACGGAGGAGAACCATTCCATTTCCCAATAataaaggaggaaaaggaaggagaCTGGGTGCCACTGCCAGGAATAGAAGCAACCTACTTCCCGAAAGTGAAGGTGCTGGACCATAAAGCGAACATCCCGGACTACGAGTACGTGACACTGCTACACGACGCAGGGAGGAATTACACGTGGACGTACGAGAGTTCGACCGACACCAGAGCAAAATCAtacgaaggagaaggaccACTGGAAACATATGAAGTAGTAAAAGGGAAAATAAAGactaaagaaaaaaaggaagtgGGAAAATATAGACCATATATACCGAAGGATTATTTTACGTCTCAAAAGGGTAAAATGGAATTTTATCCAAGGAAGAGTCTGGATGTAGGAATATACAGGCAACCAAAATTGGAAGAATTGTTAAACATAA AATTCAGATGCAAATCAAATAGTGATATTAAGGAGGGAGAGCTAGGATACCACAGGGAAGAACAGAACTTTTGGAAAAAGGCGGATTACAG TAGGGATAACGGAGATAAGCCAGGAATGGTGTACAGAGAGTTGGGGAAAACAGGAATGAAGATATCGCAAGTGGGTCTGGGCACGATGATGTTTGGGTCAGCGCTGACCGAAGAAGAGTCGcacaagctgctggactACGCGCACGACAAGTTCGGAGTAAACTTCTTC GACACATGTGAGCTGTACCCAGTGCCATTCTCACATAAAAGTTACGGAATGGCGGAGGTAATCTTGGGAAACTGGATAAGGAAGAGAGGCCCCGAGGTTAGATCTGAGATAGTGGTGTCGACAAGGATAGCGTGCAGAAACGAaaacctgaagctgataagGAATTCAAG AGACACGAGTCTATCAAAGGAGAATATAATCAAGGCGGTGAATTCGTCGCTCGAGAGGATGGGTCTGGAGTACATAGACCTGTTGCAGTTCAGCTGGCCGGACAGATACGTGCCAATGCAGGAGAGCGGCGACTACGAACAGATGTTTTTCGACACAGAA TCtatgaagaagataacgCCAGTTAAAATGGAGGAACAGCTGGAAGCAATAGATGAGTTGATGAAACAAGGAAAG ATAAGGGCTTGGGGACTTTCAAATGAAACGCCCTGGGGACTGTTGAGTTTTTATCACCTAGCGAAG GAGATGGGAGTGGAGCCGCCGTGTTCAGTGCAATTAAACTATAATTTGTTGAGTCGAAACGAAGTGGAAAAGGGATTTGTGGAGATAGTAAGGCCGCAGAACACAG GAATAGGAATTATCGCATACGGACCCTTGGCAGGAGGAATACTGACGGGAAAGTATCTGGAGTACATAGAGTCGACGACCTCAGCAAGGCTCCTTAAGTTCCCTTCCTACATGAAGAGATATAG GGGATCACTGGCTGCAAGAGCAGTGAAGGAGTACAACGAGGTGGCAATGGAGTTCAAGCACCCGAACATGACGACGATGGCGCTGAAATGGGTTTATTCAAGGCCTTTTATACTCTCCACG ATAATTGGAGCAAGTGACCTGTACCAACTTAGGGAAAACCTGTACAGCATGGACGAAGATCTGCCAATAACAGACCTGATGGAGAGAagaataaatcaaatacaCTGGAAGTGGAGAGACCCAGTGAGAATAATACAATAG
- a CDS encoding serine/threonine protein phosphatase, which translates to MVEIFRFSKNNKTQALERAENIKLEGNRLFSQNDFQSALEHYTESIRIVEDSYLDSYTKRDSDNWITPELRKTNLHQYYSNRAICNIKIENYGSAIMDASTAIQLQPDFFKAYYRRGCAYLCLLKFQDAETDFMKVLSLCNDPTARMKLKECKKILREKKFSEAIMRGTRKIIQPYSESPPPLHETINLESIVVDETYSGPVFSTDLLTSLSDKTAFLSQVLDFLKVPSNKFPKKFVCTIIIEVIKIVKQYESVVDITLGAEEELTVCGDIHGQFYDLLNIFSINGLPSETNKYLFNGDFVDRGSFSFECVITLFLAKVLFPSSFHVVRGNHETETLNRCYGFTGEILNKYDERVYTLFCESFRCLPLGYLLNGKVLIVHGGLFGAENVTIDDLRRIDRFREPPESGLMTDMLWSDPKPSTGLSPSKRGVGFEFGPDITHTFVSNNDLWYIIRSHEVKQNGYEVEHDGKVITIFSAPNYCDQMGNKGAFIRIKGDTLEPKFTQFEAVEHPPIKAMHYANPLFSGIF; encoded by the exons ATGGTTGAAATTTTTCGTTTTTcgaaaaacaacaaaacTCAGGCCTTGGAGAGGGCcgaaaacattaaattgGAAGGAAACAGGCTGTTCAGTCAAAATGATTTTCAATCTGCTCTTGAACACTATACTGAGTCCATCCGGATAGTTGAAGACTCATATTTGGATTCCTATACCAAGAGGGATTCTGATAATTGGATCACTCCCGAGCTTAGGAAGACAAATCTTCACCAATACTACTCCAATCGTGCCATTTGCAACATTAAGATAGAAAACTACG GTTCTGCGATTATGGATGCCAGTACTGCCATCCAGCTGCAACCTGACTTTTTTAAGGCTTATTATCGTAGAGGCTGCGCCTATCTTTGTCTTCTCAAGTTCCAGGATGCCGAAACCG ACTTCATGAAGGTCCTTTCTCTTTGCAACGACCCTACTGCTCGcatgaagctgaaggagtgCAAGAAGATTCTTCGCGAGAAGAAGTTTTCCGAGGCCATTATGAGAGGTACTCGTAAGATCATCCAACCCTATTCAGAGTCGCCGCCCCCTCTTCATGAAACTATCAACTTGGAATCAATTGTCGTTGACGAAACCTACAGTGGACCAG TTTTTTCAACTGACTTGCTGACTAGCTTATCGGACAAGACTGCATTCCTTTCTCAGGTGCTGGACTTCCTGAAG GTTCCGTCCAATAAGTTTCCGAAGAAATTTGTTTgtactattattattgagGTTATCAAGATCGTTAAACAg TATGAATCTGTGGTTGACATTACTCTGGGCgccgaggaggagctgacgGTTTGCGGCGACATTCACGGGCAGTTTtacgacctgctgaacattTTCAGCATCAACGGCCTGCCCAGTGAGACGAACAAGTATCTGTTCAACGGCGACTTCGTGGACAGGGGCTCGTTCTCCTTCGAGTGCGTCATCACGCTCTTCCTGGCCAAGGTTCTATTCCCGAGCTCCTTCCACGTTGTCAGGGGCAACCATGAGACTGAGACTCTCAACCGGTGCTACGGGTTCACTGGCGAGATTCTGAACAAGTACGACGAGAGGGTCTACACTCTCTTCTGCGAGAGCTTCCGGTGTCTCCCGCTGGGCTATTTGTTGAACGGCAAGGTTCTCATCGTCCACGGGGGCCTTTTCGGGGCAGAAAACGTGACCATTGACGACCTCAGGAGGATTGACAGGTTCAGGGAACCTCCGGAATCTGGACTCATGACTGACATGCTCTGGTCCGACCCCAAGCCTTCGACGGGCTTGTCTCCTTCGAAGCGGGGTGTCGGCTTCGAGTTTGGGCCTGACATCACTCACACATTTGTCTCAAACAACGACCTTTGGTACATTATTCGCTCACACGAGGTGAAACAGAACGGCTATGAGGTGGAGCACGACGGGAAGGTGATTACCATCTTCAGTGCCCCCAACTACTGCGATCAGATGGGCAACAAGGGCGCTTTCATAAG GATAAAGGGAGACACGCTGGAACCCAAGTTTACGCAGTTTGAGGCGGTGGAACATCCTCCGATTAAGGCCATGCACTACGCAAACCCGCTTTTCAGTGGAATCTTCTAA